In Thermobaculum terrenum ATCC BAA-798, one genomic interval encodes:
- a CDS encoding Gfo/Idh/MocA family protein, producing the protein MGEKVGVGIIGTGGISGVHIRGLTTQCSDIARIVAVADISEERGRRAAQQAGGADYYQDYHDLLARDDIQFVEILTQPALHREIAVAAAQAGKHICIIKPFTVMLRDADEIIQAARQAGVKLFAGQPTRYDPASRTIHEVVRRGDIGEPTRMYTRSFLYLGWLEKPQGWYYDLRQSGGVTVETLVHHMDLMHWILGPASRAYAEAGSFYTQDKPTPLPDDQIAVLYRFQSGAIGVLEGAGSRALGAPSWATEVTGTEGAVWLEEGGRVTVSRTRLSSGSLETIIPGESDTTGGAGPMLRDYLQCVLEDREPPVTGEDGRYAVEMAWGAIASYRSGQPVSLPFDPAHYPDFD; encoded by the coding sequence ATGGGCGAGAAGGTAGGCGTTGGGATCATAGGCACGGGCGGTATCTCCGGCGTGCACATTCGGGGGCTCACCACCCAGTGCAGCGACATCGCGCGGATAGTGGCCGTGGCCGACATCAGCGAGGAGCGGGGCAGGCGGGCCGCCCAGCAGGCGGGTGGCGCCGACTACTACCAGGACTACCACGACCTGCTGGCCAGGGACGACATCCAGTTCGTGGAGATCCTCACGCAGCCGGCCCTCCACAGGGAGATCGCCGTGGCTGCGGCCCAGGCGGGCAAGCACATCTGCATCATCAAGCCGTTCACGGTGATGCTGCGGGATGCCGACGAGATCATACAGGCCGCCAGGCAGGCGGGCGTGAAGCTGTTCGCCGGCCAGCCCACGCGCTACGACCCGGCCTCCAGGACCATCCACGAGGTGGTGCGCAGGGGGGATATCGGCGAGCCGACGCGCATGTACACCCGCAGCTTCCTCTACCTGGGGTGGCTCGAGAAGCCTCAGGGCTGGTACTACGACCTGCGCCAGAGCGGCGGCGTCACCGTCGAGACGCTGGTGCACCACATGGACCTCATGCACTGGATACTGGGCCCCGCCAGCAGGGCCTACGCCGAGGCGGGGTCGTTCTACACCCAGGACAAGCCCACCCCGCTGCCGGACGACCAGATAGCGGTGCTCTACAGGTTCCAGAGCGGCGCGATCGGCGTCCTGGAGGGCGCGGGCTCGCGGGCCCTCGGCGCCCCCTCCTGGGCGACGGAGGTCACGGGCACCGAGGGGGCTGTGTGGCTGGAGGAGGGGGGCAGGGTGACGGTGTCGCGCACCAGGCTGTCCTCAGGCAGCCTGGAGACCATCATCCCCGGCGAATCCGACACCACCGGCGGCGCGGGGCCCATGCTCAGGGACTACCTCCAGTGCGTGCTCGAGGACAGGGAGCCCCCAGTGACGGGCGAGGACGGCCGATACGCCGTCGAGATGGCCTGGGGCGCGATAGCCTCCTACCGAAGCGGCCAGCCGGTCTCGCTGCCGTTCGACCCCGCCCACTACCCGGACTTCGACTGA
- a CDS encoding phosphotransferase family protein: protein MSGQAGAGEGMAQLREVLRRLGAGELRRASLVRGGRHTQVLRLECEGGTYGLRVFPPRQEELARREYLVMRHLQGTRIPAPEPHALLTLEGRAAILMSWCPGRPMATELMRRPWRACHLGASMGRLQAELHALDVPPELRSALPSWLEAIPLDPELRCLLERVSLGRESLLHLDVHPFNVMTDGGRVTGLLDWANARLGDPRADWARTLSILRLDVGSRPWIVVALVRLFELGWRWGYRSRRGRLAHMPAFLAWAGELLLRDRGPRPDRQDSLSPAEVARVRRWISTWRRRVGL, encoded by the coding sequence GTGTCGGGGCAGGCGGGGGCTGGAGAGGGCATGGCCCAACTGCGGGAGGTGCTGCGCCGTCTCGGAGCCGGCGAGCTCCGCAGGGCGTCGCTCGTGCGCGGCGGCAGGCACACGCAGGTGCTCAGGCTGGAGTGCGAGGGCGGCACTTACGGCCTCAGAGTGTTCCCGCCCAGGCAGGAAGAGCTCGCCCGCAGGGAGTACCTCGTCATGCGCCACCTGCAGGGGACCAGGATACCCGCACCAGAGCCTCACGCGCTGCTTACGCTGGAGGGCAGAGCTGCCATACTGATGTCCTGGTGCCCGGGCAGACCGATGGCCACGGAGCTGATGAGGCGCCCCTGGAGGGCTTGTCACCTCGGGGCGAGCATGGGCAGGCTCCAGGCCGAGCTGCACGCGCTGGATGTGCCTCCCGAGCTCCGGAGCGCGCTGCCCTCCTGGCTGGAGGCGATCCCCTTGGACCCCGAGCTGCGGTGCCTGCTCGAGAGGGTGTCTCTGGGCCGGGAGTCCCTCCTGCACCTGGACGTGCACCCGTTCAACGTGATGACCGATGGCGGGCGCGTCACCGGCCTGCTCGACTGGGCCAACGCCCGCCTGGGGGATCCCAGGGCAGACTGGGCGCGCACGCTCTCCATCCTGCGGCTGGACGTGGGCTCGAGGCCGTGGATAGTGGTGGCGCTGGTGCGCCTGTTCGAGCTGGGGTGGAGGTGGGGTTACAGGTCCAGGCGCGGCCGCCTCGCGCACATGCCGGCCTTCCTCGCCTGGGCGGGCGAGTTGCTCCTGCGCGATCGAGGCCCCCGGCCCGACCGGCAGGACTCCCTCTCACCGGCGGAGGTGGCCAGGGTGCGCCGGTGGATCTCCACCTGGAGGCGACGCGTGGGCCTCTAG
- a CDS encoding ABC transporter substrate-binding protein, translated as MLAELVKAGKLPPVEQRLPKHPYVVPHKWVQQGKYGGKLMMACTDQGDWATGHLIQESMYGHSPLRWLRDGLQIGPGLVEAWEANEDQTVWTFHLREGLRWSDGEPYTTADILFWWEDEVLNPEHPEAVPFELVSATGNPAKLKAIDDVTLQITFDAPAPLLPGLMACWVKRGIGPRWMDPKHYLKQFHPKYNPKVGKNWVDTFNAKADFATNPECPTMTGWRLKEYKRGQYTIWERNPYYWCIDRWGNQLPYIDTIQHNNVQDAEVLKLKFTQGAVDYVHGGFVPINVDDIATFKQAQPRSKLQIELWDSGSGTASVFFFNYDYIDPEVRQLIRNPKFRQALSYAYNRSNVQKLVYLQTGEITTGTTSPKSIEFVFNDQGKKVYEQWRDSYATYDPEKAKQMLDELGVKDVNGDGWRELPNGGKLLITLDYPASEPQSSEHVRKNELLAKDWQAIGLNARSNPQPPTGYDDRWNAGKILSKTAWEVSDGPNSLVNPTWLIPLETSRWAPLHGQGYILKSTDPQKIQQQKNRDPWKRQPPHVLPEPGDPIDRLYKAYDKARRETDPIKQHKLVWDIVKIHVEDGPFFMGCVANYPRIVLYKEGLMNVPKREDLALHGFVNTWIHPTPAVYDPEAYYWDNPQEHM; from the coding sequence ATGCTGGCCGAGCTGGTGAAGGCAGGCAAGCTGCCGCCCGTGGAGCAGAGGCTGCCCAAGCACCCCTACGTCGTGCCCCACAAGTGGGTGCAGCAGGGCAAGTACGGTGGCAAGCTGATGATGGCCTGCACCGACCAGGGCGACTGGGCCACGGGCCACCTGATCCAGGAGTCCATGTACGGACACTCGCCGCTGCGCTGGCTGCGCGATGGCCTGCAGATAGGCCCCGGGCTGGTGGAGGCCTGGGAGGCCAACGAGGACCAGACGGTGTGGACCTTCCACCTGCGCGAGGGGCTGCGCTGGTCGGACGGCGAGCCCTACACCACCGCCGACATCCTCTTCTGGTGGGAGGATGAGGTGCTCAACCCGGAGCACCCCGAAGCGGTGCCGTTCGAGCTGGTATCGGCCACCGGCAACCCCGCCAAGCTGAAGGCCATAGACGACGTCACCCTGCAGATCACCTTCGATGCCCCGGCCCCGCTGCTGCCCGGGCTGATGGCCTGCTGGGTGAAGCGGGGCATCGGCCCCCGATGGATGGATCCCAAGCACTACCTCAAGCAGTTCCACCCCAAGTACAACCCCAAGGTGGGCAAGAACTGGGTGGACACCTTCAACGCCAAGGCGGACTTCGCCACCAACCCTGAGTGCCCCACCATGACCGGCTGGCGCCTCAAGGAGTACAAGCGCGGTCAGTACACCATCTGGGAGCGCAACCCCTACTACTGGTGCATCGACCGCTGGGGCAACCAGCTGCCGTACATCGACACCATCCAGCACAACAACGTGCAGGACGCCGAGGTGCTGAAGCTGAAGTTTACCCAGGGGGCCGTGGACTACGTGCACGGTGGCTTCGTCCCGATCAACGTCGACGACATAGCCACCTTCAAGCAGGCGCAGCCGCGCAGCAAGCTGCAGATCGAGCTGTGGGACTCCGGATCGGGGACGGCCTCCGTGTTCTTCTTCAACTACGACTACATCGACCCCGAGGTGCGGCAGCTGATACGCAACCCCAAGTTCCGCCAGGCGCTCTCCTACGCCTACAACCGCAGCAACGTGCAGAAGCTGGTGTACCTGCAGACCGGCGAGATCACGACCGGCACCACCAGCCCCAAGTCCATAGAGTTCGTGTTCAACGATCAGGGGAAGAAGGTGTACGAGCAGTGGCGGGACTCCTACGCCACCTACGACCCCGAGAAAGCTAAGCAGATGCTCGATGAGCTGGGGGTGAAGGACGTCAACGGCGATGGCTGGCGCGAGCTGCCTAACGGCGGCAAGCTCCTCATCACCTTGGACTATCCTGCATCCGAGCCACAGAGCAGCGAGCACGTCCGCAAGAACGAGCTGCTGGCCAAGGACTGGCAGGCCATCGGCCTCAACGCCCGATCCAACCCGCAGCCGCCGACCGGCTACGATGATCGGTGGAACGCTGGCAAGATCCTCTCCAAGACGGCCTGGGAGGTGAGCGATGGGCCCAACTCCCTCGTCAACCCCACCTGGCTCATCCCGCTGGAGACCTCCCGCTGGGCGCCGCTCCACGGGCAGGGCTACATCCTGAAGTCGACCGATCCACAGAAGATACAGCAGCAGAAGAACCGCGACCCGTGGAAGAGGCAGCCACCTCACGTGCTGCCCGAGCCGGGCGATCCCATCGACCGGCTGTACAAGGCTTACGACAAGGCGCGCAGGGAGACCGACCCCATCAAGCAGCACAAGCTGGTGTGGGACATCGTCAAGATCCACGTCGAGGATGGCCCGTTCTTCATGGGCTGCGTGGCCAACTACCCGAGGATCGTGCTCTACAAGGAGGGGCTGATGAACGTCCCCAAGAGGGAGGACCTGGCGCTACACGGCTTCGTGAACACCTGGATCCACCCCACCCCCGCCGTGTACGATCCCGAGGCCTACTACTGGGACAACCCCCAGGAACACATGTAA
- a CDS encoding PmoA family protein has translation MQIHLHEAEGYLELEHEGRALCRYVYRPDTPRYESPRPYFHPVTTLGGALLTDYRPPDHPWHVGISMTVTNLSGHNFWGGPSFVRDQGYVPLPNQGVEQHLGWSAEDPRRLVESLSWIGHDGSQLLEESRTLVPHISGERLWGLTLRFDLRNVTGRELVFRSPTTDGRPMAGYGGLFWRGPASFVGGRIAAAGAGGPEMMGRRSPWLAYTGRDERGELATIAFIDYPDNPRFPTQWFVRQEPYACASAAFMFDEPLSLPPAGRLVLRYRVLFADGELTGEEIDGLAEQFWREE, from the coding sequence ATGCAGATACACCTACACGAGGCGGAGGGGTACCTGGAGCTGGAGCACGAGGGCAGGGCCCTGTGCAGGTACGTCTACCGACCGGACACCCCCAGGTACGAGTCGCCCAGGCCGTACTTCCATCCCGTGACCACGCTCGGGGGCGCGCTGCTCACCGACTACCGGCCGCCCGACCACCCCTGGCACGTCGGGATCTCGATGACCGTCACCAACCTCTCGGGGCACAACTTCTGGGGAGGGCCCTCCTTCGTGCGCGACCAGGGCTACGTGCCCCTGCCGAACCAGGGGGTGGAGCAGCACTTGGGCTGGAGCGCCGAGGATCCCCGACGGCTTGTGGAGTCCCTCAGCTGGATCGGGCACGACGGCAGCCAGCTGCTGGAAGAATCCCGCACGCTGGTACCCCACATATCGGGAGAGAGGCTGTGGGGGCTGACCCTGCGGTTCGACCTGCGCAACGTGACGGGACGGGAGCTCGTCTTCCGGTCGCCCACCACGGATGGCCGGCCCATGGCGGGCTACGGGGGGCTGTTCTGGCGAGGGCCCGCGTCCTTCGTCGGTGGCCGGATAGCTGCGGCAGGGGCGGGGGGACCAGAGATGATGGGGCGTCGGTCCCCCTGGCTGGCCTACACCGGCCGGGATGAGAGGGGAGAGCTCGCCACGATAGCCTTCATCGACTACCCCGACAACCCCAGGTTCCCCACCCAGTGGTTCGTGCGGCAGGAGCCCTACGCGTGCGCCTCGGCGGCGTTCATGTTCGACGAGCCCCTCAGCCTCCCGCCCGCCGGCAGGCTGGTGCTGCGCTACAGGGTGCTCTTTGCCGACGGGGAGCTGACCGGCGAGGAGATCGATGGGCTGGCCGAGCAGTTCTGGCGGGAAGAGTAG
- a CDS encoding mandelate racemase/muconate lactonizing enzyme family protein, with product MELPITRTFVFASGSAGKAGAGARLVFVRVLDEEGRYGWGECRPMPGWSYETLETVVTTLRRHLIPAVVGTPASDLAGLHARMHAAIGRGPSTGQPIARSALDMAVHDLLARALGVPLRALLGGSPRPASVALSYTVTAASPEAASREVSAARAKGFEHFNFKVGVHPETDVQVARAIREAAGPEAFVWADANQGLAVERAARVAEGLAEAGVDVLEQPFAADKPHLMRVFRGRCPLPLAVDEASVSPSDFLLYASEGLVDYLVVKVTRSGGLWPSIAQVHIAQAFGLPLLISGLTDSMLTKMAACQLGAAFGCQGPAALNGSQFIDDSALFPTKAQVEHDGRVWLPELPGVGIEPDIDTLRSLEVKEV from the coding sequence GTGGAGCTGCCGATCACCCGCACCTTCGTCTTCGCCTCTGGCTCGGCCGGGAAAGCGGGCGCGGGGGCACGCCTGGTGTTCGTGCGCGTGCTGGACGAGGAGGGCAGGTACGGCTGGGGTGAGTGCCGCCCCATGCCGGGGTGGTCCTACGAGACGCTGGAGACGGTGGTGACCACGCTCAGGCGACACCTCATCCCGGCGGTCGTGGGCACGCCAGCCAGCGACCTGGCGGGGCTGCACGCGCGGATGCACGCGGCAATAGGCCGAGGCCCGAGCACGGGGCAGCCGATCGCACGGTCGGCCCTCGACATGGCGGTGCACGACCTGCTGGCGCGCGCTCTGGGGGTGCCGCTGCGCGCGCTGCTGGGGGGCAGCCCCCGACCGGCCTCGGTGGCCCTCAGCTACACCGTGACGGCTGCGTCACCCGAGGCGGCTTCCCGGGAAGTGAGCGCCGCCAGGGCGAAGGGCTTCGAACACTTCAACTTCAAGGTGGGTGTGCACCCAGAGACCGACGTGCAGGTCGCCAGGGCCATCAGGGAGGCGGCGGGCCCCGAGGCTTTTGTCTGGGCCGACGCCAACCAGGGCCTGGCCGTGGAGCGGGCCGCGCGGGTCGCCGAGGGCCTGGCGGAGGCGGGCGTGGACGTGCTGGAGCAGCCCTTTGCCGCCGACAAGCCACACCTCATGCGGGTGTTCCGGGGGAGGTGCCCCCTCCCGCTGGCGGTGGACGAGGCCTCGGTGAGCCCCTCGGACTTCCTGCTGTACGCCTCCGAGGGGCTGGTGGACTACCTGGTGGTGAAGGTGACCCGCAGCGGTGGCCTGTGGCCGAGCATCGCCCAGGTGCACATAGCACAGGCCTTCGGCCTGCCGCTGCTCATCAGCGGGCTGACCGACTCCATGCTCACCAAGATGGCCGCCTGCCAGCTGGGCGCCGCCTTCGGCTGCCAGGGTCCCGCCGCGCTCAACGGCAGCCAATTCATCGACGACAGCGCGCTCTTTCCCACCAAAGCGCAGGTGGAGCACGACGGCAGGGTGTGGCTGCCCGAGCTGCCCGGGGTGGGTATAGAGCCCGACATCGACACGCTACGCTCGCTCGAGGTCAAGGAGGTATAG
- a CDS encoding Gfo/Idh/MocA family protein, translating into MRAAIVGTGGIAHSHMRALGRLRDRVEVVALVDTDPSRLEAFGNEFGIRRRYPSIEQMLQAESPDLVHICTPPWTHTELVVRSLEAGAWVLCEKPLCGSLADFDRISAAEESSGKYCSTVFQWRFGTAAQQVRRAINSCELGRPLVAVCNTTWYRDQGYYSVPWRGKWATELGGVTVGHGIHLMDLLLWLMGEWQEVTAVADTLDRQIEVDDVSMAIVRFEGGALGSIANSVLSPRQESYLRLDLQGATLEVRALYGYSRDNWSFTPAPERDAPNPLDYPAEQDVPSSHEAQIAALLDSMERGERPLVSGREARRIIEFMSALYKSAATRQPVARGAIVEGDPFYHHLAGKVG; encoded by the coding sequence GTGCGCGCAGCTATCGTTGGTACCGGCGGCATAGCCCACTCCCACATGCGAGCGCTCGGCCGCCTGCGGGACAGGGTGGAGGTGGTTGCCCTAGTGGACACCGACCCCTCCCGCTTGGAAGCTTTTGGCAACGAGTTCGGTATAAGGAGGCGCTACCCCAGCATCGAGCAGATGCTGCAGGCTGAATCGCCAGACCTAGTGCACATCTGCACCCCTCCCTGGACGCACACGGAGCTCGTCGTCCGCAGCCTGGAAGCCGGCGCCTGGGTGCTCTGCGAGAAGCCGCTGTGCGGGTCGCTGGCGGACTTCGACCGCATATCGGCGGCCGAGGAGAGCTCCGGTAAGTACTGCAGCACGGTGTTCCAGTGGCGGTTCGGCACCGCCGCCCAGCAGGTGCGCCGGGCGATAAACTCCTGCGAGCTGGGCAGGCCGCTGGTGGCGGTGTGCAACACCACCTGGTACCGCGACCAGGGGTACTACTCCGTGCCCTGGCGCGGCAAGTGGGCCACGGAGCTGGGAGGCGTCACCGTCGGCCACGGCATCCACCTGATGGACCTGCTGCTGTGGCTGATGGGGGAGTGGCAGGAGGTGACCGCCGTGGCGGACACGCTGGACCGCCAGATAGAGGTGGACGACGTCTCGATGGCGATCGTGCGCTTCGAAGGCGGCGCGCTGGGGAGCATCGCCAACAGCGTGCTCTCCCCAAGACAGGAGAGCTACCTACGGCTGGACCTGCAGGGGGCGACGCTCGAGGTGCGCGCCCTCTACGGGTACTCCCGCGACAATTGGAGCTTCACCCCAGCTCCCGAGCGCGACGCGCCCAATCCCCTGGACTACCCAGCCGAGCAGGATGTACCGTCCTCCCATGAGGCCCAGATAGCTGCCCTGCTGGACAGCATGGAGCGAGGGGAGCGACCACTCGTCAGCGGGCGGGAGGCCAGGAGGATCATAGAGTTCATGAGCGCGCTGTACAAGTCCGCGGCGACCCGGCAGCCTGTGGCCCGAGGGGCCATAGTCGAGGGCGACCCCTTCTACCACCACCTGGCTGGGAAGGTCGGATGA
- a CDS encoding YihY/virulence factor BrkB family protein, with protein sequence MKLPGMGLIRRAERTGNEVEVPMTERLGLVDFVKQVLKEAQEDHLSVFAGHLTYSGLFAVFPFMVFLLSLLGIFRAEELVNELLSRASTAMPREAVDLIGGPIRQIAQSKATGAFGLSALVSILLALWGVSGAFRSVMEAMNVMYEVKEGRPFWKRYLISILLSLGAAVLIIAALVLVVFGADIATAIARASAGLGPVFRWTWIILQWPVLVGFVLLAFALIYYFAPDVEQQFRFITPGSLVAVALWLVFSLLFSLYVNNFGSYNKTYGALAGVIILMLYMYYSAYILLLGTEINQVIEEHAPGGKQEGEKAPGEAGHPAAGPRPGEREGMVAMGARRGPILSGVAAYLALLVIGLVVTRLRR encoded by the coding sequence ATGAAGCTGCCGGGGATGGGGCTGATCAGGAGGGCGGAGAGGACGGGCAACGAGGTCGAGGTGCCGATGACGGAGCGCCTGGGTCTGGTGGACTTCGTCAAGCAGGTGCTGAAGGAGGCGCAGGAGGACCATCTGTCGGTGTTCGCCGGCCACCTGACGTACAGCGGGCTGTTCGCGGTCTTCCCGTTCATGGTCTTCCTGCTGTCGCTGCTGGGCATCTTCAGGGCGGAGGAGCTGGTGAACGAGCTGCTCAGCCGCGCCTCGACGGCGATGCCCCGGGAGGCCGTGGACCTGATCGGCGGGCCCATCAGGCAGATAGCGCAGAGCAAGGCCACGGGAGCGTTCGGGCTCAGCGCGCTGGTGTCCATCCTGCTGGCCCTGTGGGGAGTCTCGGGAGCGTTCCGCTCGGTGATGGAGGCGATGAACGTGATGTACGAGGTCAAGGAGGGCAGGCCGTTCTGGAAGAGGTACCTGATCTCGATCCTGCTCTCGCTCGGGGCGGCGGTGCTGATCATCGCCGCGCTCGTGCTGGTGGTGTTCGGCGCCGACATAGCCACCGCCATAGCCAGGGCCTCCGCCGGCCTGGGACCGGTGTTCAGGTGGACCTGGATAATCCTGCAGTGGCCCGTGCTGGTGGGCTTCGTCCTGCTGGCCTTCGCGCTGATCTACTACTTCGCGCCCGACGTCGAGCAGCAGTTCCGCTTCATCACGCCGGGCTCGCTGGTCGCGGTCGCGCTCTGGCTGGTGTTCTCGCTGCTCTTCTCGCTCTACGTCAACAACTTCGGCTCCTACAATAAGACGTACGGCGCGTTGGCGGGGGTGATCATCCTCATGCTCTACATGTACTACTCGGCGTACATCCTGCTGCTGGGGACGGAGATCAACCAGGTCATCGAGGAGCATGCCCCCGGAGGCAAGCAGGAGGGCGAGAAGGCGCCGGGGGAGGCCGGGCACCCTGCTGCGGGGCCGCGCCCCGGCGAGCGGGAGGGGATGGTCGCGATGGGCGCCCGTCGTGGCCCCATCCTCTCCGGTGTGGCCGCCTACCTGGCGCTGCTGGTGATCGGCCTGGTGGTCACCAGGCTGCGACGCTAG
- a CDS encoding MFS transporter, translating into MIGDLTKREGISRGLLLLLAVACGVTVGNLYYSQPLLPQMAGDLGVSDARMGSVVSLSQLGYALGLLLLVPLGDRMDRRRLIFLTAAASVPVLLLFAIAPSASLLLPLSLLLGFVTVTPQIIVPYAAGLADAEGRGRVIGTVMSGLFVGIVVARVVSGFLGQLLGWRLVYVLAAVATTLLLPLLRGLPRSVSGVGYSYGRLLRSLWHLLREESVLRQSCFLGATTFACYSILWATLAFYLEGPSHGYGSAVTGLFGLTGLAGALTSMVVGRLADARGPLRTIAAGLLLLLLAYLCLLGGALLPLLALGACLLDAGTQSVHISNQTRVLGLSAEARNRLNTAYMVTYFAGGALGSYLGVAAWNAAGWYGVCLAGLGVVLLGGLGYATFVLRGSPYR; encoded by the coding sequence GTGATAGGTGATCTGACCAAGAGAGAGGGGATAAGCAGGGGGCTCTTGCTGCTGCTGGCGGTGGCCTGCGGCGTCACGGTGGGCAACCTGTACTACAGCCAGCCATTGCTGCCGCAGATGGCCGGCGACCTCGGCGTATCGGACGCCCGCATGGGATCTGTGGTATCGCTCTCACAGCTGGGGTACGCTCTTGGCCTGCTGCTGCTCGTGCCCTTGGGGGACAGGATGGACCGTCGCCGGCTGATATTCCTCACGGCCGCGGCTTCCGTGCCGGTGCTGTTGCTGTTTGCTATCGCGCCCTCGGCTTCGCTGCTGCTGCCGCTCTCGCTGCTGCTGGGCTTCGTGACGGTCACGCCGCAGATCATCGTGCCCTACGCCGCGGGGCTAGCGGATGCCGAGGGCAGGGGCCGGGTCATCGGCACGGTGATGAGCGGCCTGTTCGTGGGGATAGTCGTGGCGCGCGTGGTGAGCGGCTTCTTGGGACAGCTGTTGGGGTGGCGCCTGGTGTACGTGCTCGCGGCGGTCGCCACGACGCTCTTGCTGCCCCTGTTGAGGGGCCTGCCGCGCAGCGTCTCCGGAGTGGGTTATTCCTATGGACGTCTACTGCGCTCCCTGTGGCATCTGCTGAGGGAGGAGTCTGTCCTGCGCCAGTCATGCTTTCTCGGGGCTACGACCTTTGCCTGCTACAGCATCCTGTGGGCGACGCTCGCCTTCTACTTGGAGGGGCCCTCCCACGGCTACGGCAGCGCCGTCACGGGCCTCTTCGGACTGACGGGGCTGGCGGGGGCGCTCACCTCGATGGTCGTGGGCAGGCTGGCCGATGCGCGAGGCCCCCTGCGGACTATCGCCGCCGGGCTGCTCCTGCTGCTCCTGGCCTACCTCTGCCTGCTGGGAGGTGCGCTGCTCCCGCTGCTGGCCCTGGGGGCCTGCCTGCTGGACGCCGGCACGCAGTCGGTGCACATCTCCAACCAGACGCGGGTGCTAGGGCTCTCTGCCGAGGCTCGCAACAGGCTGAACACGGCCTACATGGTGACGTACTTTGCCGGGGGCGCGCTGGGCTCCTACCTGGGTGTGGCCGCGTGGAATGCCGCCGGCTGGTACGGCGTGTGCCTGGCCGGCCTGGGTGTAGTGCTCCTGGGAGGGCTAGGCTACGCGACGTTCGTCCTCCGCGGGAGCCCATATAGGTAG